The Actinomadura graeca nucleotide sequence TCGACTGCGTCCCGAACCGGGCGCGCCCGGCAGACGTCCGGACGGCGCTGGTCAACTCCCTCGGGGTCGGCGGCAACAACGCCGCGGTCGTGCTCCGCTCGGCGGAGGCGCTCGCGGCGGGGCCGTCCGCGGAGAGGACGGCCGCGTGAGCGCCACCCGGGCCGTCATCTCGGCCATGTCGCTGATGTCGCCCGCCGGGGTCGGCGTCGCGCCGTTCCGGGACGCGGTCCGGACGGGGCGCCCGGTGCCCGGCGGGCGCGTCGAGGACTTCCGGACGGAGCCGCCCGCGGGGTCGGGGCGTCCCGTCCGGCTGATCGACCGGCCGTCGGCGATGGCGCTCGCGGCGATCGGGACGCTGCTCGCCGGGGACGTCCTCGACGGGTGGCCGCCCCTGCGGCGCGGGCTCGTCCTCGCCGCAGGCGCCGCCGGGATCGACCAGTCGATGACCCTCACGCGGGACTCGCTGACCCGGCCGCGTCCCGACAACGTCAACCCGGCGCTCGTCCCGGCTTGCGTGATGAACTACGCGAGCGGGCAGGCGGCCATCGCCCACGGCCTGCGCGGGCCGAACGCGACCGTGACCGCGGGCCGGGCCGGTGGCCTCGCGGCGCTGCGGTACGCGCGGCTGCTGCTCGCGCGGGACCGCGCCGACGCCGTGGTCTGCGGCGCCTACGAGGACCTGAACGAGCGGCGCGTCGCCATCGCCGAGGCGGCGGGCGTCAAGGCCACCGCGTCCGAGGGGTGCGGCGTGTTCCTCGTCGAGCCCCGGGAGCGGGCGCTCGCGGCGGGACGGCCGGTCCTCGCGGAGATCCTCGCGCTGGAGAGCGGCGTGTTCGCCGAGCCCCGCGACGCCGCGGGCGTGCTGGCCGACGCGGTCGCCCGCGCGCTGGACGCGGCGGGGCTCGTCCCGGCGGACGTGCGGCTGCTCGTCCCGTCCGGGGCCGAGGACGC carries:
- a CDS encoding beta-ketoacyl synthase N-terminal-like domain-containing protein; its protein translation is MSATRAVISAMSLMSPAGVGVAPFRDAVRTGRPVPGGRVEDFRTEPPAGSGRPVRLIDRPSAMALAAIGTLLAGDVLDGWPPLRRGLVLAAGAAGIDQSMTLTRDSLTRPRPDNVNPALVPACVMNYASGQAAIAHGLRGPNATVTAGRAGGLAALRYARLLLARDRADAVVCGAYEDLNERRVAIAEAAGVKATASEGCGVFLVEPRERALAAGRPVLAEILALESGVFAEPRDAAGVLADAVARALDAAGLVPADVRLLVPSGAEDADPPGLAHARAVRPAGLLGDAFGAAAAFQVAAAITAGDGPALVTTLDPDGHAACCLLRVHPEGEPAA